TAAGGCATTAACTTATTTACAACTACTaactttgaattttgattggCTGAATGCTCGTATTAGAATAtcataattatgaaaaaaattaggaaAATATCAAACAGGATTAGAAAAAATCAATGTAATTTATTAGTATATTATTCAATAACGAGCGTACTCTTAACGTACTCTTGGTCTATATATTGGTAAGAACCTTGTAATCTCAGatgaaaaaatatgaataataaaaataatactttttaaataattatttatttctttctaaTAGACTACGCTCGTTATGGAATAATATCCTAATAAATTACATTGATTTTTTTCTAATCTTTTTTGATATTTTCCTAATTAAGGCATACTCATTGGTCCTGGAATATGAAAAGGCACTAAATCAAGAGCGTCAACTGCACAATCATCATACTTGAGATATGCATCAcctaaaaatttaagatttagtgatatttttttttgtgactaaatagaaaagaaagaaaaaagagacaaaaccaaattaattggctAGGGTCATATCTAAATCTATTAGATGTTGAAGCTCACTCCATGGTTGGCTCCAATTCGAGTGAATGTCCGCGACAGAAGCAGCTGCTTTAGCCATACAATCTGCAACACTATTTGCAGTCCTCTGAATTAAAAGAATAGAGACTCTCCAATTCCAATTCATAACCTCCTGAATATGCTTTGCCAAATCCCATTCCGGAATATCCTTACTAAGCATTCTTTGATTTACCAAGAAAAGAGCTTCTAAACAGTCTGTTTCACAAATAACCTCACGAAatccactctcccaagcaagaaGTAAACCTCTCCAAATTGCATACAATTCAGCAAAAAGAACACTGCACACTTCGACTTTTCCAGTGCAACCTTTCAACCAACATCCATCAGGATTGCGAATAATACAACCAAAACCAGCATAGCCAGAAGGAGCAAACCAACTAAcatcacaattcaatttaacaGAATGAACTGGAGGTGGAACCCAATGCAAACAAAGTGAAAGAGGAGACAGAGATTGATGCATAGCAAAAATAGTGTGAAACTCCCTTACTGAACTACGAATCAAACTCACCACTTTACTAGCACTCCATGAATCATCTATATTAAATAAGTCATGATTCCTGCTTCTCCAAATCCACCAGATAgtcgaaaagaaaagaaaagcatctCCACTCCTTGCACCTCTGTAGAGCCAATCATGTAAATTCGAGTTATCTGAATACAAGCCTAAAAGGGTCCAGACCTCCTTGGCACTAGGGCACTCCCGAAGACAATGAAGAATGGATTCAGAACCATTCTGACACCGATGACAGGTGCTAGATAAAGCTAAACCACGACCCAAACGAAACTCTGCTGTAGGAATAGCATTATGGAGACTGAGCCAAATCAAGAACTTATACTTCTCAGGAATATGCAGACGCCATACCCACAACCAATTATCATGCTCATTCCAGTCAAACTTTCTTTTGGCTAGCCAACTGTACCCACTCCTAGCTGAGTAGAGTCTAGAAGATGCCACACCCCACGACCAACCCGAACTCTCTCCAGCATTCAAATCCGGATTATAAGCATTCAAACGCTGTTTGACATCTTCTGGAATGATAGAGAAAATATCATGGAGATTCCATTGACCATCTTTCCAAACGTCTCTAATAGTTAAATCAGAGTCAGATATATGTACAAAAGGGACATCTTGAGCAATTGGGCCCTCAATACTCCAATTGTCAAACCAAAAAGATTGATCAAGTGACCCAACGCACCAAGAGAAGGCATCCTTAAGAGCACCAAAAGCCTTTGAGATACTCTTCCAAACACGAGAAGCGTTTCAAGAGACAAGGCCATCTAAAACTCCCTCATTCCTCAGATACTTCGCCCTCAATAGAGCAACCCAAGGCTTGTCCTGACAATGAAAAAGTTGCCACACCAATTTACCAAGTAAAGATATATTAACACACGCAGGGTCTCTAACACCCAGGCCACCAAATTTTTTTGGAGTGATCACGGTCCtccaattaacaagagaaagacCTCTACCATCAACTTGACCCTTCCAAAGGAACTGTCTCATCATAGAAGATAATTTATCGCAAACCCAATTTGGAAAAAAGGATACCTGCATATGATAGACAGGAATGGATGCTGCAACAGAATTGATCAGGCAAAGTCTCCCTGCTTTATTTAGAAGCCttcctttccaattagctaATCTTCCCCTCACCTTTTCAATCACCGAATGAAAAGAAGCCCTACTGGTACGGGAATGATTAAGGTTAACTCCAAGATATCTTCCTAAGTCCAAAGCAAAACGTATTGAAGAAACACTAGTAAAAATATCTCTTCTACGAGCAGTCAcatttttagaacaaaaagcTTTAGACTTTTCAAGATTCACTTTCATGCCAGATGCCTTGCAAAAAATATTAAGAGAATGCATGACCATTTGGACCTGACTTTTTGTAGCCTGGCAGAAGAGTAAGAGATCATCTGCAAACATCAAATGAGAAAATTTTGGGCCACCCCTAGTGACAGAAACTGGTTTCCACACACCCTCGACCACCTTATGAGATATATAGCAGGCAAGTCTTTCCATACAAAGCACAAATAAGTAAGGAGACATTGGATCGCCCTGTCTAAGCCCCCTTCTAGGAGCAAAACTATCCAATCTATTCCCATTCCACATAATAGAAAGAGAGGATGCACGGACACAAGTCATAATCAAATTAACAGTGATGATAGGAAAACCAAAAGCAATGAGAGTACTCTCCAAAAACCTCCAATCCACCctatcataagctttttcaagatcaattttaaaagcaagagtacctttcttggattttgtgtgcttcatgaaattcaaaatttcttggGCCACAATAATATTATCAGGAGCACCACGACCCGGAATAAAACCTCCTTGTAAAGGACTAACAATATCTGGAAGAAAAGGCCGAAGTCGGTTAGTCAATACTTTggtgataattttataaaccacATTACACAAGCTAATAGGCCTGAAATCCTTCATAAAGGTAGGATTATCAATTTTAGGAATAAGCACAATCAGAGTTTCCATGATGCTAGGATTTAAGAACTCTCCCAAAAAAGCGCTCCGGACAATATTCCAAATCTCAGTGCCTACTATCTCccaatattctttaaaaaaataagcttGAAAGCCATCTGGACCAGGAGCCTTAAAAGGGCTCATACTGAATACTGCTGACTTGACTTCCGCAAAAGAGACAGGGTCAATTAACCTAGCACAAGCCTCAGTGCTTAGAGTGGGCATCGGAACATCCCCTAAACAATCAACCTCAACCTCTTCCGTTGTACCAAAGAGATTCTTGTAAAAAGAGAGGGCTTCTTCCTGGAGAATATCTGGATCAGTAGACCAAGACCCATCTCTAACATATAATCCATGTACTCTATTATGGTTTCTACGCACCAAAGTCTGAAGATGAAAGAATTTAGTGTTTCTATCCCCATACTTGACCCATTGCTCTCTAGATTTCTGGTACCAAAAAAGTTCCTCTTGCAATAAAAGCCTATTGTAATCTTCCCTCAGTTCAGCTTCTTTAATTCTCAGAGATAACACATCGGTAACCTCCAAACGCCGTTGAATCTGATCAATCTGATATTCCACCTTATTTTTTCGCACAAAAatatttccaaaaatctttGAGTTGAAGTCCAAAGAAGCCTGTTGAACCATCTTAAGCCTTTCAGTAACGCCTCCAAACTCTTGATTTCAAGCCTTA
This portion of the Arachis duranensis cultivar V14167 chromosome 6, aradu.V14167.gnm2.J7QH, whole genome shotgun sequence genome encodes:
- the LOC107494666 gene encoding uncharacterized protein LOC107494666; this translates as MVQQASLDFNSKIFGNIFVRKNKVEYQIDQIQRRLEVTDVLSLRIKEAELREDYNRLLLQEELFWYQKSREQWVKYGDRNTKFFHLQTLVRRNHNRVHGLYVRDGSWSTDPDILQEEALSFYKNLFGTTEEVEVDCLGDVPMPTLSTEACARLIDPVSFAEVKSAVFSMSPFKAPGPDGFQAYFFKEYWEIVGTEIWNIVRSAFLGEFLNPSIMETLIVLIPKIDNPTFMKDFRPISLSYDRVDWRFLESTLIAFGFPIITVNLIMTCVRASSLSIMWNGNRLDSFAPRRGLRQGDPMSPYLFVLCMERLACYISHKVVEGVWKPVSVTRGGPKFSHLMFADDLLLFCQATKSQVQMVMHSLNIFCKASGMKVNLEKSKAFCSKNVTARRRDIFTSVSSIRFALDLGRYLGVNLNHSRTSRASFHSVIEKVRGRLANWKGRLLNKAGRLCLINSVAASIPVYHMQSISKAFGALKDAFSWCVGSLDQSFWFDNWSIEGPIAQDVPFVHISDSDLTIRDVWKDGQWNLHDIFSIIPEDVKQRLNAYNPDLNAGESSGWSWGVASSRLYSARSGYSWLAKRKFDWNEHDNWLWVWRLHIPEKYKFLIWLSLHNAIPTAEFRLGRGLALSSTCHRCQNGSESILHCLRECPSAKEVWTLLGLYSDNSNLHDWLYRGARSGDAFLFFSTIWWIWRSRNHDLFNIDDSWSASKVVSLIRSSVREFHTIFAMHQSLSPLSLCLHWVPPPVHSVKLNCDVSWFAPSGYAGFGCIIRNPDGCWLKGCTGKVEVCSVLFAELYAIWRGLLLAWESGFREVICETDCLEALFLVNQRMLSKDIPEWDLAKHIQEVMNWNWRVSILLIQRTANSVADCMAKAAASVADIHSNWSQPWSELQHLIDLDMTLAN